The proteins below are encoded in one region of Winogradskyella helgolandensis:
- a CDS encoding GNAT family N-acetyltransferase: protein MKADLIYRKANLTDFNQLKSLGKASYSEFSKVLTLENWNKMNAFLESDEKLVNLIELSTVFVCEKEAVIIGMIYLVPSGNPTELFHEQWSYIRFLGVHTEFRGHGIGKKLTDLCIQFAKDTNETYMALHTSEFMDAARTIYEKRGFEKIKAIEYLGKRYWIYLYNIEA, encoded by the coding sequence ACTAAAATCACTTGGCAAAGCTTCCTATTCAGAATTTTCTAAGGTATTAACCCTCGAGAACTGGAATAAAATGAATGCCTTTCTCGAAAGCGATGAAAAGTTAGTCAACCTCATTGAACTAAGTACTGTTTTCGTTTGTGAAAAAGAAGCAGTTATCATCGGAATGATATATTTAGTTCCTAGCGGAAATCCTACAGAACTCTTTCATGAACAGTGGAGTTACATTCGATTTTTAGGTGTTCATACTGAATTTAGAGGTCACGGCATCGGTAAAAAACTAACGGATTTATGTATACAATTTGCCAAGGATACAAACGAAACCTATATGGCACTTCATACTTCAGAATTTATGGATGCAGCCAGAACCATCTATGAGAAAAGAGGATTTGAGAAAATCAAAGCGATCGAATATCTCGGAAAAAGATATTGGATTTATTTATATAACATTGAAGCATAA